A portion of the Thunnus maccoyii chromosome 20, fThuMac1.1, whole genome shotgun sequence genome contains these proteins:
- the LOC121886800 gene encoding microfibril-associated glycoprotein 4-like, with product MDSVGGRWTVFQRRMDGSVNFYRPWDHYKKGFGIAAGEYWLGLENLFHLTRRKKVELLVDMEDFNGKKVFARYSLFSIESEFYGYRLHVSGFKNGGAGDALSNHNKQKFSTFDKDQDCSSNNCAKVFLGGFWYNNCQKANPNGVYHWGADKTMRPIGVEWYQWKGSKYSLKTISMKIRPVH from the exons ATGGACTCAGTAGGAGGACGTTGGACG GTGTTCCAGAGGAGGATGGACGGCTCGGTGAACTTCTACAGGCCCTGGGATCACTACAAGAAGGGCTTTGGTATCGCTGCTGGAGAGTACTGGCTCG gtctTGAGAATCTCTTCCATCTGACTCGGAGGAAGAAGGTTGAGCTGCTGGTCGACATGGAGGACttcaatggaaaaaaagtgtttgctCGTTACTCCTTGTTCTCCATTGAATCAGAGTTCTACGGATACAGACTGCATGTGTCTGGATTCAAAAATGGAGGAGCAG GAGACGCCCTGAGTAATCACAACAAACAGAAGTTCTCCACCTTCGACAAAGACCAGgactgcagcagcaacaactgtGCCAAAGTCTTCCTGGGGGGGTTCTGGTACAACAACTGTCAAAAAGCAAACCCCAACGGGGTTTATCACTGGGGGGCTGATAAAACTATGAGGCCCATAGGAGTGGAGTGGTACCAGTGGAAGGGCTCTAAATACTCCCTGAAGACCATCAGCATGAAGATTCGTCCTGTTCACTAA
- the LOC121886787 gene encoding uncharacterized protein LOC121886787 isoform X2, with protein MDPRHKVQTGPPNHWRRRAEPWQVTGWLLLFSLLFSRFGQGTGQVGPNERETGVSLIPGEGERKGFPSHDTVGAMNPVPHGQGRPLQNDPENADQEPDLGHTDKSMSPLGLYNTLLFLEVDGGGLHMIKPKPSENQVCVPQPYTTTAMAEALVYVQPWAGTLSIGPVKIQLRNCSAPQQNEQRPQRDCSTYLPPVFTHELQNVSLCFRGIGKGHEDLGQSSCNTVVDVTLKQSPLPERVYLVCGDRAYRCVPYEDSRGVCYLAYLIPLIREVESTEIASLYPPLHIYKREISSTQKVASFLLPWYGVYVSQQELSSLSKVLENHLNASSRAMLAEHKELQEVKTVALQNRMALDLLLAAQGGTCKLIGSECCSYISDATADVMDMAGFRLLTQHWVSKNCMIVMVLTLVIFQVSLGHGGPDWSGS; from the exons ATGGATCCACGCCACAAGGTGCAGACTGGCCCCCCCAACCACTGGCGGAGGAGAGCAGAGCCCTGGCAGGTAACCGGATGGttactccttttttctctcctgtttagTAGGTTCGGGCAGGGGACAGGTCAAGTCGGtccaaatgagagagagacaggagtcTCTCTGATTCCAGGCGAAGGAGAGCGGAAAGGCTTTCCTTCTCATGACACAGTCGGTGCCATGAACCCAGTGCCCCATGGACAGGGGCGCCCTTTGCAGAATGATCCAGAAAATGCAGACCAAGAGCCAGATCTTGGACATACGGACAAATCAATGAGCCCATTGGGACTCTACAACACT TTACTTTTTCTCGAGGTAGATGGCGGTGGTCTACAtatgataaaac CAAAACCTTCTGAAAATCAAGTGTGTGTTCCCCAACCATATACAACCACTGCTATGGCTGAAGCTCTAGTTTATGTGCAACCATGGGCTGGCACCTTATCCATAGGGCCAGTCAAGATTCAGTTACGCAACTGTTCGGCGCCACAACAAAACGAGCAAAGACCTCAGCGTGACTGCTCAACTTATCTTCCCCCTGTCTTCACTCATGAGctacaaaatgtttctttatgtttcagAGGGATAGGGAAGGGACATGAAGACTTAGGACAAAGTAGCTGTAACACTGTGGTAGATGTCACTCTTAAACAGTCCCCACTGCCTGAGAGAGTGTATCTAGTTTGTGGTGACAGGGCCTATCGGTGCGTGCCGTATGAAGACTCACGCGGTGTCTGTTATTTGGCGTACTTAATTCCCCTAATCAGAGAAGTAGAATCTACTGAGATAGCTTCACTGTATCCACCGTTACACATATACAAGAGAGAAATCTCATCAACTCAGAAAGTAGCCAGCTTCCTTCTCCCTTGGtatggtgtgtatgtgtcccAGCAAGAGCTCTCATCTCTCTCCAAAGTCCTAGAAAATCATCTTAATGCCTCAAGCAGAGCTATGTTAGCCGAACACAAAGAGTTGCAGGAAGTCAAAACAGTAGCTCTACAGAATCGCATGGCTCTTGATCTCCTGTTAGCGGCTCAAGGAGGAACTTGTAAGCTCATAGGCTCTGAATGTTGTTCCTACATCTCTGATGCAACTGCTGACGTCATGGACATGGCTGGTTTTCGCTTGTTGACACAGCACTGGGTATCAAAGAATTGCATGATAGTCATGGTTTTAACCTTGGTGATTTTTCAGGTGTCTTTGGGTCATGGGGGTCCGGATTGGTCAGGTTCCTGA
- the LOC121886787 gene encoding protein NYNRIN-like isoform X1 — MRGFVSSSGKPLQHHTLVNDLLDAILRPSQLAIIKCAAHTNGTDPVSRGNAMADTAAKQAALSSPSLVLQCASTQPTNPIPVPSANDVVTMQNHADDRERSLWLRKGCKVDAESGLWLHPDGRPVCPRALLHVLARVTHGPAHVGRGVMNDVIRSQWFAPGITQVSQTLVDSCMICQQTRKKNSTVKHDHLEPPSGPFVNMQIDFVHMPSSQGFKYLLVITDRFSKWVEAFATKKEDARTVVKCLLKEVIPRYGVPQGIDSDRGPAFVSKITQGLSEILGFKWQLHVPYHPQSSGQVERMNATIKDRLTKTVLATGLKWPDALPIVLYSIRSAPSATTGLSPHEVLMGRPMSTGTSPPLTPHKATLLWTDEFMTEYVKRLTEILRKYHLQVADRLPKPSEEPIHSFREGDLVLIKSLEKVSLSPRWKGPYQVLLTTRTALKVEGRAEWIHATRCRLAPPTTGGGEQSPGR, encoded by the coding sequence ATGAGAGGTTTTGTGTCATCTTCTGGAAAACCACTACAGCATCACACTTTGGTTAATGACCTGTTAGATGCTATTTTGCGCCCATCTCAGCTTGCAATCATCAAATGTGCTGCTCACACGAATGGAACTGATCCTGTTTCACGAGGAAATGCAATGGCTGACACTGCAGCCAAACAAGCGGcactttcctctccctctttggTACTTCAATGTGCCTCCACACAACCTACCAATCCAATTCCAGTTCCTTCCGCTAATGATGTCGTGACAATGCAAAATCACGCTGATGACAGGGAGCGAAGTCTTTGGTTGCGTAAAGGTTGTAAAGTTGACGCGGAGTCTGGCTTGTGGCTCCACCCTGATGGTCGACCGGTTTGCCCTCGAGCTCTCCTTCATGTACTGGCACGTGTGACGCATGGTCCAGCGCATGTTGGAAGAGGGGTGATGAATGATGTTATTCGCTCACAGTGGTTTGCTCCAGGCATTACTCAAGTTTCACAAACACTTGTGGATAGTTGTATGATATGTCAACAGACCAGAAAAAAGAATAGCACAGTGAAACATGACCACTTAGAACCCCCATCAGGTCCttttgtaaatatgcaaatagatTTTGTACATATGCCAAGCTCACAAGGCTTCAAATACTTGCTAGTCATAACCGACAGGTTCTCGAAGTGGGTAGAAGCTTTTGCAACGAAAAAAGAAGATGCAAGAACAGTTGTAAAGTGTCTGCTAAAAGAGGTAATCCCTAGGTACGGAGTGCCGCAGGGAATAGATAGCGACAGAGGTCCAGCTTTTGTGTCAAAAATCACTCAGGGACTGTCAGAAATCTTAGGATTTAAGTGGCAGTTACATGTTCCTTATCATCCACAGAGTTCAGGTCAAGTTGAGAGAATGAATGCAACTATCAAAGACAGATTGACCAAAACAGTCCTAGCCACAGGCCTGAAATGGCCTGATGCACTGCCGATTGTGCTGTACTCCATTCGGAGTGCACCAAGTGCAACTACAGGACTGAGTCCTCACGAGGTGCTGATGGGAAGACCAATGTCCACAGGGACAAGTCCCCCACTGACACCACACAAAGCTACTCTGCTTTGGACGGATGAGTTCATGACTGAGTATGTGAAAAGACTAACAGAGATTTTGAGAAAGTATCATTTACAGGTGGCTGACAGACTCCCCAAACCATCGGAAGAACCAATTCATTCCTTTCGAGAAGGTGACCTGGTATTAATCAAATCTCTGGAAAAAGTGTCTTTGTCTCCTAGGTGGAAAGGTCCATACCAGGTGCTGCTGACTACTAGGACGGCCCTGAAGGTCGAAGGCAGAGCAGAATGGATCCACGCCACAAGGTGCAGACTGGCCCCCCCAACCACTGGCGGAGGAGAGCAGAGCCCTGGCAGGTAA